From Triticum urartu cultivar G1812 chromosome 2, Tu2.1, whole genome shotgun sequence, a single genomic window includes:
- the LOC125534085 gene encoding protein app1-like: MAKCLAAALLLLAVLASCDGRELNEKVAATRGAGVGESKAMGLPDLPAVTLPTAPTLPTLPTAPTLPTLPTLPTLPTLPTLPTLPLVGAITGTSTITGPAVALPAIPAHP; this comes from the coding sequence ATGGCGAAGTGTCTCGCCGCCGCGCTCCTGCTACTGGCGGTGCTCGCGTCCTGCGACGGGAGGGAGCTGAACGAGAAGGTTGCAGCGACACGCGGTGCCGGCGTCGGCGAGTCCAAGGCGATGGGGTTGCCGGACTTGCCAGCTGTGACTCTCCCCACGGCCCCGACGCTCCCGACGCTCCCCACGGCCCCGACGCTGCCCACACTCCCGACGCTCCCGACGCTCCCCACACTCCCGACGCTCCCGACGCTCCCGCTGGTGGGAGCCATTACCGGTACCAGTACAATTACCGGCCCGGCGGTGGCGCTTCCGGCGATCCCTGCTCACCCTTGA